ccaagggtggccgctcttcttcatcaccctggtctcccttggggctgccaccgtcgcccgcctcggcccccccacctactgcgaccttaccgggggctggcggtccacgtgtgtgtcagctttgtggccacgatgggcactgggcctccaagtgtcataagcgcttccagcgaagcttccttggtcttggcaatgacggcaaagatacacgcaacaatgcccgtcaggtcgccatggctgatcgtcccgcgccgcagaagcaccagggacacactcagtcctactccatcgatccacactggtacatggactctggggcgacagagcatctgaccagcgagatggggaagcttcacactcgtgaaccctatcatggctccgacaagatccacaccgccaatggagcaggtatgcacatctctcatattggtcaagcatctcttctcactagacatgccaataggagtcttcagcttcgcaatgttcttcgcgttccatctgtgacccgcaatcttctttcagttcctaaactcacacgtgataataatgtgctttgtgaatttcacccttttgatctttttattaaggatcggggcacgagggacattcttcttagtgggcggttgtgccagggtctctaccgtctggagcatcctggcgtcgctcgcgttttcagtggagttcgggtctctccctcacagtggcatgctcgtcttggtcacccggccacacctattgtccgtcatattttgcgtcgtcatgagcttcctagtttgtctagtaataaagatgtagcagtgtgtgatgcttgtcagcaggggaagagtcatcaacttcctttttcggagtccagtcgtgaggtgaaacatccgttagaacttgtgttttcaaatgtatggggtcctgctcagacttctgtcagtggtcataattactatatcagtttcgttgatgcttatagtcgctttacctggctttaccttattaaacgcaaatctgatgtgtttgatatttttgttcagtttcaaaaacatgttgaacgtcttctcaagcacaaaattgttcatgtccagtcagactgggggggcgagtatcgcaacctcaactccttctttcagtcgcttgggatagctcatcgtttagcatgtccacatacacatcagcagaatggttcagtcgaacgtaagcatcgtcatattgttgaagctggtcttactcttttggcccatgcatctgttccgtttcggttttggagtgatgctttcaccactgcatgctttctcatcaatcgtactcctactcgtgttttaaacatgaagactcccattgaggttctccttaatgaacaacctgattatacctttctcaaggtatttgggtgtgcttgctggccgcatcttcgtccatataacaagcgcaagcttgagtttcgttctaagaagtgtgttttccttggctatagctctcttcataaaggttacaaatgtcttcatgttcccactaatcgtgtctatatatctcgggacgtcgtgtttgatgagcatgtttttccctttgccaaccttcttgtgtccactgtcgaaccaccatccctgcattcatcctctgttgcttctgaccaatttgatgatgttgcatactctcctttgctgttacctaaccatggtgcaggaaccggacgtggagctcgtttggagctgttggaggattcaccatcatcatcgtcgtcttctggtgggcacgtcgatcgccctatgttgcatggcatcgattcgcgtgcccatgcatggtcacccgacgagcccgtcgcgccgagcatctccactgctcggtctgcTACGCCAGTGATcgccgagtctccagcggctcggcctttttcaccagcggccgccgagtcgcccgtggctcggcccgtcacgccgtcttcgcccgcggctcgggtcctcacgtcgccttcatcagcggatcggcccgcgacaccggccgcgccacggcccactatgccgagctcgccatcggcccggtctgggatgccggagtcgccagctgcttcgtctgctctgccggtttcgccggtgggccggccttcttcgccgactgagtccgaggctaccgtgcctggctcctcgtcaccggctgactcatcaacgtcgccgtcctccagcccgttgcaggctgctccgtcgaccttggtggttcctgtgtctcgaccacatacacgcagtcgcagtggcattttcaaacctaaggaacgtacggatggtacggttgcttggttggctgcttgtttggctgctgctgttgcggatccatcttctgagcctcgctcatatcaggctgccctacgcattccacattggcgagaggctatggagcaggagtttcatgctcttcttcgtaacaagacatggactctcgttcctccaccaccacgggtaaatgttattgactcaaaatgggtattcaaagtgaagaagcattcggatggatctattgagcgttacaaagcgcgacttgttgctcgcggttttcggcagcgtcatggtcttgactatgaggacaccttcagtcctgtcgtcaagcctaccactattcggcttcttctctccattgttgtttctcgtggttggtcccttcgtcaacttgatgtgcagaatgcttttctacatggatttttggaggaagaggtttatatgaaacagccgcctggtttctctgatcctgatcgtcctgactatatctgtcgtctttccaaagcactatatggtttgaagcaagctcctcgtgcctggcatgcccgccttgcctctgcccttcgtgctcatgggtttgtgccgtccactgctgacacttcattatttcttctacagaagccagaagtcactatgtatcttttggtatatgtcgatgatattatccttgtcagctcttctcagtatgctgctgatgctcctgtctgctctcttggtgctgattttgcggtcaaagatcttgggaagcttcactactttcttggagttgaggtcacttctcgtgctactggtcttgtccttacgcagaagaagtactccttggagttgttacaaaaagccggcatgctgaagtgcaaaccgaccaccacacccatgtcgtctaccgacaagataacagctgttgatggtgagcttttgtctcctgcggatgccacagagtacagaagcattgttggtggacttcagtacttgacgatcacgagaccagatatcttttatgctgttaacagggtttgtcagtatcctcaggctcccagagatactcattgggctgctgttaaacgcattcttcgttatgttcagttcaccctgacttttggtatgcatattcggccgacttcctctcgggttctttcagccttctctgatgcagattgggctggtagcccagatgacaggcgatccacggggggttatgcagtattctttggctctaatttgatcgcctgaagtgctcggaaacaggctactgtgtcacgtagcagtactgaagctgagtacaaggctgtggctaatgctactgcagagattatttgggtgcagtctttgcttcaggagttgggtttgtctcaaccacagcctcctattctttggtgtgataacatcggtgctacatacctttctgcaaatccagtatttcatgcccgaacgaaacacattgaagttgactatcactttgtacgggaacgtgtatcacagaagcaacttcagatcaagtttatctcgtctaaggatcaacttgcagatatcttcactaagcctttaccactgccacagtttgaggcttgtaggcgcaatcttacccttctcagttctttagaaagtggctaagattgagggagggtgttagactatgtataacttctgtacctatgtacgtattgtaatacaaccattatatataatgagataagccacccctagagggttgtgctggttcccaaaacttattgtcttacaatcATGGATGTAGTCTACCTTGGAGAGGAGGACTTTGGTGGCGGCGCGCTTGTCGTCCCAGCTGACGGTGTAGCTGTCTTGCTCCGCGCCGAGAGTGTGCCCGTTGGAGTTGATGTACGACATGTACACGCcctgcgagctcggcgacggcgacgacgccaGGTGCAGCCACGTCGCCGCCCAAAGGAGCTcgtcctgcatgcatgcatggattatGTTATGGTTATTCCGActcagcagcagcatgcatgcatgcatgcatactgATACTGTGTTAACGTGCAGTTGTGGGTTGTTGGGTTGTTTACCTGGTAGCCGGAGTAGGAGCAGTAGAAGGGACACACCACGGAGCTGAGCGAGTCGCTGTAGGAGCCCCTGTACCGGTCCGCGAAATCGAATACCTGGCGAGCGGCGCGGAGCAGCCTGGACGAGTAGGCCGGCTCGCGGGCCCGGAACACGAGGGAGGCCGCGGCCAGCGCCGCCGCGGTCTCGCCGGCCACGTCCGACCCGGGGCTCTGGGGCGTCACCTTGTACACGGCGCGCGGAGTGTCCATGTCCTCCGGCCGCTCCCAGCACCGGTGGTCCTGGTACGGGTCCGCCACCTGCACGTACAGCGCACCCGGCGTGGCCGTCGCTGCCTTGAGCAGGTAGTCGGAGCCCCAACGCACCGCGGCCTCGGCGTTGGCGAGCTGGCCGCCCGGCATCGCGCCGCCGAACTCGACCACGCTCCACGACAGCATGGTCACCATGAACGCCATGGGCAGGCCGAACTTGACGTTGTCCCCGGCGTCGTAGTAGCCTCCGACAAGGTCCACCTGATCAAAGCCAACAAGACACACATCACTCTCGTTAACGACATCCATGGCATGGCATGTATCCAGGACTTGTCGTCTGAGTAAGTACGTACATTGGAGGCGTTGCCGTCGGAGAGGGCGGAGTCGGCGCGCCACGCCACGCGTTGGCCCGGCGGCAGCTTCCCGGAGCGCTGCGCctcgaagaagaggaccgccttgtCGAGGGCGTCCGCGTAGTTGAACGCCGCGGCGTTGCGCGCACCGGCGACCAGGCAGAGGACTGCGATCAGGTAAGCGGACATGCAGGCTTTGGAGGGTCCCATGTCTGG
Above is a window of Triticum dicoccoides isolate Atlit2015 ecotype Zavitan chromosome 5B, WEW_v2.0, whole genome shotgun sequence DNA encoding:
- the LOC119305464 gene encoding endoglucanase 4-like isoform X1; the encoded protein is MGPSKACMSAYLIAVLCLVAGARNAAAFNYADALDKAVLFFEAQRSGKLPPGQRVAWRADSALSDGNASNVDLVGGYYDAGDNVKFGLPMAFMVTMLSWSVVEFGGAMPGGQLANAEAAVRWGSDYLLKAATATPGALYVQVADPYQDHRCWERPEDMDTPRAVYKVTPQSPGSDVAGETAAALAAASLVFRAREPAYSSRLLRAARQVFDFADRYRGSYSDSLSSVVCPFYCSYSGYQDELLWAATWLHLASSPSPSSQGVYMSYINSNGHTLGAEQDSYTVSWDDKRAATKVLLSKVLLQNRVEGLRGYKAHADKYICSLVPGAGGFQSQYTPGGLLFKEGDSNMEYVTSTAFLLLTYAKYLGSTGGAASCGATAVTPSTLVSLAKKQVDYILGANPAGMSYMVGFGARYPRRVHHRGASMPSVRDHPARIGCDEGFHYLHSSDPDRNVLVGAVVGGPDQSDSYSDSRDNYAQAEPSTYTNAPLVGALAFFSGARSA
- the LOC119305464 gene encoding endoglucanase 4-like isoform X2, with product MGPSKACMSAYLIAVLCLVAGARNAAAFNYADALDKAVLFFEAQRSGKLPPGQRVAWRADSALSDGNASNVDLVGGYYDAGDNVKFGLPMAFMVTMLSWSVVEFGGAMPGGQLANAEAAVRWGSDYLLKAATATPGALYVQVADPYQDHRCWERPEDMDTPRAVYKVTPQSPGSDVAGETAAALAAASLVFRAREPAYSSRLLRAARQVFDFADRYRGSYSDSLSSVVCPFYCSYSGYQDELLWAATWLHLASSPSPSSQGVYMSYINSNGHTLGAEQDSYTVSWDDKRAATKVLLSKTSSRRQQGRQLPGLRGYKAHADKYICSLVPGAGGFQSQYTPGGLLFKEGDSNMEYVTSTAFLLLTYAKYLGSTGGAASCGATAVTPSTLVSLAKKQVDYILGANPAGMSYMVGFGARYPRRVHHRGASMPSVRDHPARIGCDEGFHYLHSSDPDRNVLVGAVVGGPDQSDSYSDSRDNYAQAEPSTYTNAPLVGALAFFSGARSA